Proteins co-encoded in one Candidatus Thiodictyon syntrophicum genomic window:
- a CDS encoding diguanylate cyclase domain-containing protein: MTATARILIVDDDPAAIEVVAHALAGLGELCFATSGAEALSLMANDPADLVLLDANMPDLDGFATCRILRQDYPDLPVIFVTAYGEEGHEVQALAAGAVDFIHKPIKPPVVRARVGVHLQLRALNAALRVLSDRDPLTGIANRRALDDRLDQEWRRAARRGQPLGLLMIDIDHFKRYNDHYGHLQGDACLRRVAQALADTVTRAGELAARYGGEEFAVLLPGSCLAAAAALGARVCAAVRALDLPHAGSDAARQVTVSIGVASGVPRPVPTLPGPQATKAPAADGAAGLECIAALLTRADRALYAAKAAGRDRVCVDEPGAHC, translated from the coding sequence GTGACGGCGACCGCCAGAATCCTGATCGTCGATGATGATCCCGCGGCCATCGAGGTGGTGGCCCATGCGCTGGCGGGGCTCGGGGAACTGTGCTTTGCCACCAGCGGGGCAGAGGCCCTGTCCCTCATGGCGAATGACCCGGCCGACCTGGTCCTGCTCGATGCCAACATGCCGGACCTGGACGGTTTCGCGACCTGCCGGATCCTGCGGCAGGACTATCCGGACCTCCCGGTGATCTTCGTCACGGCCTACGGCGAGGAGGGGCACGAGGTCCAGGCACTCGCGGCCGGGGCCGTCGACTTCATTCACAAGCCCATCAAGCCGCCGGTGGTCCGCGCCCGGGTCGGCGTGCACCTGCAACTGCGCGCCCTGAACGCGGCCTTGCGCGTCCTGAGCGACCGCGACCCCCTGACCGGGATCGCCAACCGTCGCGCCCTGGATGACCGGCTGGACCAGGAGTGGCGGCGGGCCGCGCGGCGGGGGCAGCCGCTCGGCCTGCTGATGATCGATATCGACCACTTCAAGCGCTACAACGACCACTACGGCCACCTCCAAGGCGACGCTTGTCTGCGCCGGGTGGCGCAGGCCCTGGCCGACACGGTCACCCGCGCCGGCGAACTCGCGGCCCGCTACGGGGGTGAGGAGTTCGCGGTGCTGTTGCCCGGCAGTTGCCTGGCGGCGGCCGCCGCGCTGGGCGCCCGGGTCTGCGCCGCGGTCCGCGCCCTGGACCTGCCCCACGCGGGGTCCGACGCGGCGCGCCAGGTCACGGTGAGCATCGGGGTCGCCAGCGGCGTGCCGCGGCCGGTGCCGACCCTTCCAGGCCCCCAGGCGACCAAGGCGCCTGCCGCGGACGGCGCCGCGGGCCTGGAGTGCATCGCGGCCTTGCTCACACGGGCCGACCGGGCGCTCTATGCCGCCAAGGCCGCGGGCAGGGATCGGGTCTGCGTGGACGAGCCCGGGGCGCACTGCTGA